One window of the Triticum dicoccoides isolate Atlit2015 ecotype Zavitan chromosome 3B, WEW_v2.0, whole genome shotgun sequence genome contains the following:
- the LOC119282450 gene encoding probable NADPH:quinone oxidoreductase 1, with amino-acid sequence MEAIAASAKPTLRVAALSGSLRNNSWHHGLIRAAEELCEECMPGLRIDHVDISGLPMANPDLETDGGNGFPQAVEAFRDRISAADCFLFASPEYNYSVTGSLKNALDWASRGTHKCWADKAAAIVCAGGDFGGGRASLHLREIGIYLDLHFINKPELHIRAYEDPPKFDGEGNLIDAQARERLKKVLLSLQAFTLRLQRTEN; translated from the exons ATGGAAGCCATTGCGGCCTCGGCGAAGCCCACCCTCCGCGTGGCCGCTCTCAGCGGCTCCCTCCGCAACAACTCGTGGCACCACGGCCTCATCCGTGCCG CCGAGGAGCTGTGCGAGGAGTGCATGCCTGGGCTGCGCATCGACCACGTCGACATCTCCGGCCTGCCCATGGCCAACCCGGACCTGGAGACCGACGGCGGCAACGGCTTCCCGCAGGCCGTCGAGGCCTTCCGCGACAGGATCAGCGCCGCCGACTGCTTCCTCTTTGCCTCGCCCGAGTACAACTACTCCGTCACCGGCTCGCTCAAGAACGCGCTGGACTGGGCGTCCAGAGGCACGCACAAGTGCTGGGCGGACAAGGCGGCGGCGATCGTCTGCGCGGGGGGCGACTTCGGCGGGGGCAGGGCGTCGCTCCACCTGCGCGAGATCGGGATATACCTGGACCTGCACTTCATCAACAAGCCGGAGCTCCACATCAGGGCGTACGAGGACCCGCCCAAGTTCGACGGCGAGGGGAACCTCATCGACGCCCAAGCCAGGGAGCGGCTCAAGAAGGTGCTCCTCTCGCTGCAGGCCTTCACGCTCAGGCTGCAACGCACGGAGAATTGA